Proteins encoded together in one Chitinophaga lutea window:
- the rplK gene encoding 50S ribosomal protein L11, whose amino-acid sequence MAKEIATYVKLQVKGGQANPAPPIGPALGSKGVNIMEFCKQFNARTQDKMGKVLPVLLTVYTDKSFDFVIKTPPAPVQLLEAAKIQGGSKEPNRNKVGKVSWTQVEAIAKDKMPDLNCFTLESAMKMVAGTARSMGITVDGKAPWEN is encoded by the coding sequence ATGGCTAAAGAAATCGCAACGTACGTGAAATTGCAGGTGAAAGGCGGCCAAGCCAACCCTGCACCTCCGATTGGTCCCGCTTTGGGTTCCAAGGGTGTGAACATCATGGAGTTCTGCAAACAGTTCAACGCCCGTACCCAGGACAAAATGGGTAAAGTGCTGCCTGTTCTGCTGACTGTTTACACCGACAAATCTTTCGACTTTGTAATCAAAACGCCTCCGGCCCCGGTACAACTGCTGGAAGCAGCCAAAATTCAAGGTGGTTCTAAAGAGCCTAACCGTAACAAGGTGGGTAAAGTATCCTGGACGCAGGTTGAGGCAATTGCAAAAGACAAAATGCCCGACCTGAACTGCTTCACCCTGGAAAGCGCCATGAAAATGGTGGCTGGTACAGCGCGCAGCATGGGTATTACCGTAGATGGTAAAGCGCCCTGGGAAAA
- a CDS encoding lactonase family protein — translation MQQPASQFLFVGTYTSGESEGIYVYKFDPATGLFTHVSTAKGLSNPSFLTIAPDKKHVYAVSEFGKDRTGSVYAFSFDAASGQLQLLDQQDGVGSGPCHINMDKAGKFAITGNYAGGSVSVMPIQADGTVGATAQTIIHTGSSIVASRQQAPHVHSINFSPDGKQVFVPDLGIDKIMVYDFLASHPIAPLRPAAVPSVSIEPGGGPRHFTFHPNGRHAYVVHEISGKVTAFRYGNGALEPVQTISGAPADYKGTVFSSADIHVSPDGKHLYMSNRGELNNISIFTIDAATGKLALTGHQPSGGKHPRNFLIHPSGKYLLAANQNGHNIVVFSRDAATGLLTPTGQEIKVPSPVCLKMLITE, via the coding sequence ATGCAACAACCAGCATCGCAGTTCCTCTTTGTAGGCACCTACACCTCCGGCGAAAGTGAAGGCATCTACGTGTACAAATTCGACCCGGCCACCGGCCTGTTCACCCACGTCAGCACCGCCAAAGGTCTCAGCAACCCCTCCTTCCTGACCATCGCGCCGGACAAAAAACATGTGTACGCCGTGAGCGAGTTCGGGAAAGACCGTACCGGCAGCGTGTACGCCTTTTCGTTCGACGCCGCATCAGGACAGTTACAGCTGCTCGATCAGCAGGACGGCGTGGGCAGCGGCCCCTGTCATATCAATATGGATAAGGCCGGCAAATTCGCCATTACCGGCAATTATGCCGGCGGCAGCGTATCGGTGATGCCCATCCAGGCAGACGGCACGGTAGGCGCTACCGCGCAAACCATCATCCATACCGGCTCCAGCATCGTGGCTTCCCGCCAGCAGGCGCCTCATGTGCATTCGATCAACTTTTCGCCCGACGGTAAACAGGTATTCGTGCCCGACCTGGGGATAGACAAGATCATGGTGTACGACTTCCTGGCCTCCCACCCCATCGCCCCCCTGCGCCCGGCGGCTGTTCCCTCGGTGAGCATCGAGCCCGGCGGCGGGCCCCGGCACTTTACCTTCCACCCCAACGGCCGGCACGCTTACGTAGTACATGAAATATCAGGCAAAGTAACCGCCTTCCGATATGGAAACGGCGCCCTCGAGCCCGTACAGACCATTTCCGGCGCGCCGGCCGACTATAAAGGCACCGTTTTCAGCAGTGCGGACATCCATGTGTCGCCCGACGGGAAACACCTCTATATGTCCAACCGCGGCGAACTGAACAACATTTCCATCTTCACCATCGATGCTGCCACGGGCAAGCTCGCGCTCACGGGCCATCAACCCTCCGGCGGCAAACACCCGCGCAACTTTCTCATCCACCCTTCCGGCAAATATCTGCTGGCAGCCAACCAGAACGGCCATAACATCGTGGTGTTCAGCCGCGATGCGGCTACCGGCCTGCTCACCCCTACCGGCCAGGAAATCAAGGTGCCCAGCCCGGTTTGCCTGAAAATGCTGATTACCGAGTAA
- a CDS encoding DUF1579 domain-containing protein, producing MKRICLALALAGVLQLSAAAQDDAAMQKAWMEYATPGPMHKMIAMADGTWNTDVTFWMAPGAPPSKMTGSCTNKMILGGRYQETRHTSDMGGQPFEGIGILGYDNIKKTFISTWIDNMSTGVMTLEGKWDDATRTVTFTGKSTDPSTGTDCNVREVVKWVDDNHQIMEMYVMKDGTEFKNMEIHLTRKK from the coding sequence ATGAAACGCATTTGTTTAGCGCTCGCACTCGCCGGCGTATTACAGCTATCTGCTGCAGCCCAGGACGACGCAGCCATGCAAAAAGCCTGGATGGAATACGCCACCCCCGGTCCCATGCATAAAATGATCGCGATGGCCGACGGTACATGGAATACCGACGTAACGTTCTGGATGGCGCCCGGCGCCCCGCCCAGCAAAATGACCGGTTCCTGCACCAACAAAATGATCCTCGGCGGCCGTTACCAGGAAACGCGGCACACGTCCGACATGGGCGGCCAACCCTTCGAAGGCATCGGCATACTGGGTTACGACAACATCAAAAAAACATTTATTTCTACCTGGATCGACAACATGAGCACTGGCGTGATGACGCTGGAAGGGAAATGGGACGATGCCACCCGCACGGTTACTTTCACCGGCAAGTCGACCGATCCCTCCACCGGCACAGACTGCAACGTGCGCGAAGTAGTGAAATGGGTGGACGATAACCACCAGATCATGGAGATGTACGTCATGAAAGACGGTACCGAATTCAAAAACATGGAGATCCATCTGACGCGGAAGAAATAA
- the nusG gene encoding transcription termination/antitermination protein NusG, which translates to MDEAQIPTQETKWYVLRVVSGKEKKVKEYLDIEVRRSDWGNVITQVFLPVEKVYKVQAGKKVMREKNFYPGYVMIEAIDGKMTDEVIQSIRNVSGVIHFLGKDKPIALRKAEVNKMLGKVDEISDQGLTMSEPYIVGETIKIIDGPFNDFNGVIEEVLEDKKKLKVTVKIFGRATPVELNFMQVEKIS; encoded by the coding sequence CAAATCCCCACTCAGGAAACCAAATGGTACGTGCTGCGCGTGGTGAGTGGCAAAGAGAAGAAAGTAAAAGAATACCTGGACATCGAAGTACGCCGCAGCGACTGGGGCAACGTTATCACCCAGGTGTTTCTTCCCGTGGAAAAAGTTTATAAAGTGCAGGCCGGTAAAAAAGTAATGCGCGAAAAGAACTTCTATCCCGGTTATGTGATGATCGAAGCCATCGACGGTAAAATGACGGACGAAGTGATCCAGTCTATCCGTAACGTATCAGGCGTTATCCATTTTCTCGGAAAAGATAAACCCATCGCACTCCGTAAAGCGGAAGTGAACAAAATGCTGGGTAAAGTAGATGAAATCTCCGACCAGGGCCTCACCATGAGCGAGCCTTACATCGTTGGGGAAACCATCAAAATCATCGACGGTCCGTTCAACGACTTTAACGGTGTGATTGAAGAAGTGCTGGAAGACAAAAAGAAACTGAAAGTAACCGTAAAGATCTTCGGCCGCGCCACACCGGTAGAGCTGAACTTCATGCAGGTAGAAAAGATCAGCTAA